The following is a genomic window from Acidimicrobiales bacterium.
GGGCTTGGCCCGGAAGTGCACGGTGAGCTCCAGGGTCGGCGCCAGCCCGGGGCCGAAGGCGGCGAACACGGCGGGCGGGAACGAGTCCATGACCAGCGGCAGGGCCAGGGTGTCGATGTCGCGATCGGCCAGTCGCACCCAGCCGAAGACATGGGCGGGGGCGGGCTCCGGCGACAGAAAGGCTGCCTGCTGTTCGGCGGGCACCCGGTAGGTGAAGCGCTCCACGAACGGCATGCCCTCGGGCACCGGCAGCACCGGGCAGTCGTCGGGCGCTGTGTCGATGGGCGGGGCGCCGTCGACCACCTCGGGGCCGCCAGGGCGGTGGGTGCCGAAGACCGCCGTGGCGGTGACGACGGTGCCGTGCTCCTGTTCCATGGTCGCGTGGAGGAAGGCGTGGCCGCGGGTGGCA
Proteins encoded in this region:
- a CDS encoding thioesterase family protein is translated as MAPEFDDDTALTRQGDTWHANVSNRWHIGSGPNGGYMASFPLRAMLDISPFPDPLSMTSHFLQRPAYAPATLRATVVHATRGHAFLHATMEQEHGTVVTATAVFGTHRPGGPEVVDGAPPIDTAPDDCPVLPVPEGMPFVERFTYRVPAEQQAAFLSPEPAPAHVFGWVRLADRDIDTLALPLVMDSFPPAVFAAFGPGLAPTLELTVHFRAKPTTRWHLADFRTRFLMGGYMEEDGELWDEDGRLVAQSRQLARFTAAPQG